The following are encoded together in the Malaya genurostris strain Urasoe2022 chromosome 3, Malgen_1.1, whole genome shotgun sequence genome:
- the LOC131433910 gene encoding probable cyclin-dependent serine/threonine-protein kinase DDB_G0292550 yields the protein NNNNNNNNNNNNNNNNNNNNNNNNNNANNNNNNNNNNNNNNNNNNNNNNNNNNNNNNNNNNNNNNNNNNNNNNNNNNNNYNNNNNNNNNNNDNNNNNNNNNNNNNNNNNNNNNNNNNNNNNNNNNNNNNNNNNNNNNNNNNNNNNNNNNNNNNNNNNNNNNNNNNNNNNNNNNNNNNNNNNNNNNNNNNNNNNNNNNNNNNNNNNNNNNNNNNNNNNNNNNNNNNNNNNNNNNNNNNNNNNNNNNNNNNNNNNNNNNNNNNNNNNNNNNNNNNNNNNNNNNNNNNNNNNNNNNNNNNNNNYNNNNNNNNNNNNNNNNNNNNNNNNNNNNNNNNNNNNNNNNNNNNNNNNNNNNNNNNNNNNNNNNNNNNNNNNNNNNNNNNNNNNNNNNNNNNNNNNNNNNNNNNNNNNNNNNNNNNNNNNNNNNNNNNSNNNNNNNNNNNNNNNNNNNNNNNNNNNNNNNNNNNNNNNNNNNNNNNNNNNNNNNNNNNNNNNNNNNNNNNNNNNNNNNNNNNNNNNNNNNNNNNNNNNNNNNNNNNNNNNNNNNNNNNNNNNNNNNNNNNNNNNNNNNNNNNNNNNNNNNNNNNNNNNNNNNNNNNNNNNNNNNNNNNNNNNNNNNNNNNNNNNNNNNNNNNNNNNNNNNNNNNNNNNNNNNNNNNNNNNNNNNNNNNNNNNNNNNNNNNN from the exons aataataataataataataataataataataataataataataataataataataataataataataataataataatgctaataataataataataataataataataataataataataataataataataataataataataataataataataataataataataataataataataataataataataataataataataataataataataataataataataataataattataataataataataataataataataataataatg ataataataataataataataataataataataataataataataataataataataataataataataataataataataataataataataataataataataataataataataataataataataataataataataataataataataataataataataataataataataataataataataataataataataataataataataataataataataataataataataataataataataataataataataataataataataataataataataataataataataataataataataataataataataataataataataataataataataataataataataataataataataataataataataataataataataataataataataataataataataataataataataataataataataataataataataataataataataataataataataataataataataataataataataataataataataataataataataataataataataataataataataataataataataataataataataataataataataataataataataataataataataataataataataataattataataataataataataataataataataataataataataataataataataataataataataataataataataataataataataataataataataataataataataataataataataataataataataataataataataataataataataataataataataataataataataataataataataataataataataataataataataataataataataataataataataataataataataataataataataataataataataataataataataataataataataataataataataataataataataataataataataataataataataataataataataataataataataataataatagtaataataataataataataataataataataataataataataataataataataataataataataataataataataataataataataataataataataataataataataataataataataataataataataataataataataataataataataataataataataataataataataataataataataataataataataataataataataataataataataataataataataataataataataataataataataataataataataataataataataataataataataataataataataataataataataataataataataataataataataataataataataataataataataataataataataataataataataataataataataataataataataataataataataataataataataataataataataataataataataataataataataataataataataataataataataataataataataataataataataataataataataataataataataataataataataataataataataataataataataataataataataataataataataataataataataataataataataataataataataataataataataataataataataataataataataataataataataataataataataataataataataataataataataataataataataataat